The genomic stretch GTGTGGTGGGCGACCATCGGCAGCGACGGTGGCTTCTGGTCGCCGTGCGCGCTGCAGatttggaggaggaagaagggcggTGAGTGCAAAGGTTGGGAAAGAAGGTGTATACGCCAGGGGCAAGCAAAGAGGGTAATAGTGTCTTTTTCAACAACATTTATGgattttagtccatggatccgaACGGCCCAgcaggactaaattttaggggctaaattttagaagctaaaatttagtccatgaactactgatccaaacaccaccttataTTGAATTTAAACGTGTTGTCTGTATATAAGAACGGACATGACTACCTTGACCTGCCATTGTCTGGTGTTGTCTGTATATAAGAACGGACATGACTACCTTGACTTGCCATTGTCTGGCCTAAGCCTAACACGGCGAGGGCAGCGGGGGTAATTAAAAGCTGGAGCATTCGGGCTAAGTTGTTGCAAGATATACTCCTTTTGTTATACTACAACCGAAAGTCCAAAACAACTATAATTTAAGACGAAAGAAGTATATctgtatttaaaaaaaaagggagcAGTAGACAGTAGCTAGCTGcattctgaattctgatcgTTGAGTTGACATAGGTTCTTAGCGTCGGTTTGTTCAGCTGTTTAGGATTGGTAAtcccttcatttcaaattgtagatcgttttgatttttatgtttcatagattttgttatacaaattgtagatcgttttgatttttatgtttcatagattttgttatgcatgtagatatatattatatctaagtgcatagcaaaaattatgcacctaaaaaaaccaaaacgatctAGAATTTAGGACAAAGGAAGTATGATTCAAGTTTAATTTTGATTGCACGGGCAAAACTGGATTTGCCGAGTTCGTACCCATCAGAGCGGCCTGTAATCGGAACATGCGGATTCTAACTGCATGTTACTATTTTGTTACAGTAATTCTATAGAAAATATAGTTTATAATCAGATTAAAAAACGGAGTCAagtttgagagaaaaaaaattaaaccaaGTAGGAGGATGGGGAAACTTGGTTTCATTTTTTCAGCCGTGCGCTACTGGGCATCTCAAACACCACCTGCTGCTGTGAAGGAGGCCAAAATCCCCAGGAAAGTAGGCCTTAACAGGGAGGGCTGGACATGCATGTTTGGGCTAACAAATATGATGGGGATTGGCCGGCCCGGTGGACCTGGACAGTCACATACAGCCCAATTCTCTCTTTCTTGGAGCACAGAACCCTGAGAGATCATTTTCAGTAATCACTATACATCATTACAAGGCAGGTAATTACCATGTCGGGCTATCCTTGCTAATCGTCATATTGGAGAATCAGGAGGTTGTCCTGTATGTCAACATGGAGCGGAAGATATTAAACATCTCATCTTCACATGTGATAGAGTGAAAGAAGTCTGGAGGTCGATGGGTCTTGGAGAGAAAATTCAGCAGATAATAGACACCGATCGTTCAGGTTCTGTGATTCTGGAAGAGGTTATAACAAATGAAGATCAAGTTCAGGCGTTGGGAGTGGGCTTTGCAGAGCTGGTTTTGACGGCAGGATGGTATAGTTGGTGGGAACGTCGGCAATTTGTTCATGGGGAGACCGTTCAGAATATCCCAAGGTCTGCCATGGCTATTGCGGCACTCACCAAAAATTATATGCTAGCAGCAAGAAAAGTGGTGAAGGTGAGACAAGGATGGAAGAAGCCTCCGGTTGGGAAGGTGATGGTGAATGTTGACGCCGGTTTTGATGAAAACGGTGGCTGTGGAAGTGTTGGCTCGGTGATAAGAGATTGCTCGGGAGGGTTTCTGGCAGCTGCTCATAGTTTTGTGCCGCACTTAGTGGATGCACCAATGGCAGAGGCTTATGCTCTCAAGGAGGGACTGATGTTAGCACAAAGAATTGGGTGCAACAAGCTTATCATCCAATCGGATTGCATGGaggtagtgcaaataatgcagGATAGGGGTTTCTCGGCGAATTCTGCAGCTCCCATTTATGATGAATGCAATATTATGTGGAGTGGTTTCCAGGAGATTTCTATTGAGCACTGCAGTAGGGAAGCAAATCAAGTGGCTCATAGTTTAGCGCAGCGAGCTCGAATGATTAGACAAAACTGTATTTGGGACGATGAGGCCCCTAGCTGCATTTTAGATGAACTGGTAAACGATGTAACTTTTTTTGAATGAATAAAGTCAGtcccatgataaaaaaaaattatttcaatTCCAGTGAACAATTTGAGCTTAGAAATTTACAGTACTACTGAACAGATAAAATTCAGATAAAGGGAAAAACAGCCAAAGCAAAACTCTCAACTACTATCAGCTGTCTTGGAGGACGGTCCTTATTTTAAATTCGTGATCAAAGAATGGACTTGTGAAATGTACAATATTATTGATAGTTTGGATCCTGAAACAGAACAAAGAAACTTCTGATTGTGCATGTAAACTTGAGGAGATTATTCCCTAATCTCAATAGCCGTACACTATCCGTACCAGGCTTTTGTCTGAAGAAAAACTGTTGCAGACTGGAACTCTCTGAACTACGACACTCGGACACTGGACTCTAGTAATCCGGCAGTTGCTTGAGgatcgcggcggcgagcgcgtcggTGAACTTGGAATCCCTGGTCAGCGAGctcgccatctcctccaccAGCGCCGTCCGGAACTCCGTCGACGCGATCTCCTGGCACAGCTTCTTGACGTCCGGCGACTCGGCGGCCTCCAGcacccgcacgccgcccgcccCGTTCTTGGTGAGGTCCAGCGTGATGGTCGGGCCGGAGGCGTTGATGGAGATGGAGCACGGCACGGACCCGGTCCGCGTCGCCGCGCTGCCGgggagctcggcggcgcgcgTCGGGCACGGGTGGTTGTGCTCGCCCTCGTACGTGGCAACCAGCATCGAGCTGTCCTCCGCGCTCCTCTGCACCTGCTCCAAAGAAACAGAGCCGCCATTAGCCACAGCTCAAACGAGGCGATTAGGTGACGATCACTGCGGAAATGGTAGAAAATTCACCTTCTTCTTGACGGGGCAGGAGGGCGCGAAGGCGCAGCGGAAGTAGGCTCTCGGGGACGGGTTGTCGCGCGTCACCTTCTGGCCGTACTTCCGCCACTGGTACCCGTCCTTGACGGTGAGCGTGGTGTCCGAGGGGTCGATCCGGGTGCAGACCCTTCTGACCTTGATCCGCCTGCACGAGCCCTCGAAGCCGTCGCTCAGGGGGCTCTCGTCGGCGTGCGCGGCCTCGGCGTTGCCGCTGCCGTTGTTGGCGTCGCCCGAATTCGAGGGCGGCTCCAGGCTGCCCCTGCTCCTCTTCCTGCTCACCGccggcggcgttggcggcgacGCGGCTTGCGAGGCGCGCGTCGAGTCCGAGCCGTCGGGGGGACTCGGCCTGGCGAACGGGCTGGCGTAGAGGTAGGCGATCATCTCGCTCAGCCGCCGGTTCTCCTCGCTGACCTGGGTGAACCTGGCCTCCAGGGTCTTGGCCTGAGTCAACAACATTTTGACCACGGATTCAGAGGCATGCAGAGCAAGGAAGGCAAGCGGCGAGGAAGACGGGCAGCGATCGATCCGTTACCTGCTCGTCGGTCATGGACGACGCCATCCTGCAGCCGCCGGCGTGGGGGTCGGGTCGTTCAGGCTCGGCTGCCATTTCCGCGCCCAtcttgggcggcgacggcgagaggcCGACGCTGAGGTCCAAGCAGACCGGGGAGCAGCCGGCGCGCCGCGCCGAGTCCATGAGCAGCATCGATCGGTGCCTGCGTCTCCCTGTGTAAACAAGCCCCGCTGCGGAAGGTATGAGTTGCACGAGCTGTGGAACAGGACACTTGGATGCTTGCCGCCGGGAAGGCGTGGTAGATATAGGGGTGGAGGGAGTgagggatcgatcgatcggccggggcggggcgggcgcggccgctggaTCGTGAAAATTGTGACGGAGCTGAGTGGAAAAAGCGGGGCGCGAGCACGACCCGCTGACCGGTCGGAATCTGAGAAGCCACGCGCGGCCTGGATTCCGGATCCGTGGTCGTGGAGTCCCCCTCCCGTTCGTCCAGAGCGCCCCGACGTCACCGGCCGAGACGTCAGCATTTATCGTCACGGCGCGCgtcatttcctttttctccctGTGCTCGGGACGAGGCTGACCGACCGCGTCGGGGAGCGGCGCGGGCGAATCCGACCAAACGAAGAGCGTGCGCTCGGGTGCCAATCAGGTGTGTACGCACGCACGTTTACGCATCGATCGATCTGCACGGACGGGGGTCGTTGGAACCACCCAATTTGAGTGAATTGACAGTTATGTAATAGTAGAATAAGAGTCAATACTTACCGGTCGTGTGACATATCCAGTGACTACTCATACCTAGAGATACAAGATTCGGTATAATTTAACGTAACAAGAGATAAATCCGGTGGTCTCGAGAGGTGTTTCACAACATGCTTAAGATCGAGCAATACCAACCATACAAATCGCACATTATCACATGAACCACAAAGAGCAATTTTAAATATTACACAAGTTCAACAACTAAGATTATAAGTTTGTGACATACATAgttcaaatctgaaatttaataaatgagctccaaaatacaagtcTTGGACTCATGACAACAATAACATGAGATTAAATATTATGGTTCAAGTTTACCCAACATCTAACTCATGAAAAGAGCACCACTACATAGTGGATACGATAGAATAACACAAAA from Setaria italica strain Yugu1 chromosome II, Setaria_italica_v2.0, whole genome shotgun sequence encodes the following:
- the LOC101785710 gene encoding WRKY transcription factor WRKY76, coding for MLLMDSARRAGCSPVCLDLSVGLSPSPPKMGAEMAAEPERPDPHAGGCRMASSMTDEQAKTLEARFTQVSEENRRLSEMIAYLYASPFARPSPPDGSDSTRASQAASPPTPPAVSRKRSRGSLEPPSNSGDANNGSGNAEAAHADESPLSDGFEGSCRRIKVRRVCTRIDPSDTTLTVKDGYQWRKYGQKVTRDNPSPRAYFRCAFAPSCPVKKKVQRSAEDSSMLVATYEGEHNHPCPTRAAELPGSAATRTGSVPCSISINASGPTITLDLTKNGAGGVRVLEAAESPDVKKLCQEIASTEFRTALVEEMASSLTRDSKFTDALAAAILKQLPDY